One Populus nigra chromosome 16, ddPopNigr1.1, whole genome shotgun sequence genomic window, TCCAAAATTGTTACAggaactattttattttatatctttgtcTCTATCTTGTCAACAACACATTTATGTTCAtgtccttttttgttttaaaacagtAACCAAACACTATCTCAAGATAGGTTGCTAGTTGGTATAAATCATTAAGTACAGAAAGTGCTAACATTTGCATTAAGAAGTAGATTCCGTTGGCAGTTTTTGATCCATCAAGTACTAGCAGCTAGAACCACTGAAATCTGGTCAGTACTAGATTGCTTAATTGTATCCTTTTGAGCTTGAATTCAGTGAGCATTAAAGGTTATAAGCATGGGAACTAAGCTAACTAGAATTCTTCTGCTGTAATGTATTGGGCCTGAATGAGttgtttttatgcattttttgaATCATTGCTATCATTGGAGCAATTGATGTTTCACCtgcatttcttatttttcttctcccACATTTTGGGTACCCGTTCTtgttaatcaaaataatttagtgTGATTCTTCATTGAATTTTCATTCTGTAATTACACACGCATTTATGTGTATTGAATATTGACTTCATTTTCTGTTCCTTGTGTAGGTTCTATTAATAAGAAATGGCTAACCATGACAAAGATAATATTCCAACGCTGTCAGACACACATCCAAAGTCAGTGGATGAAAATGTGGATTCTCGATTTCGGCCATTTCTTTCCAGGACTCAAAGTGCATCAACTTCCATTCCTTTGGATTCCATGGAGTCCTATGGTTTTGAAACCAACATCGTTGGCTTTACTGGTCCACTGCGTAGTGCAAGAAAAGCTCCACTGGTACAGATGAGTGGTCCATTATATATCAACCGCAACACTGAAAACTTGTTTCTGGCAAAACATGGTGTAACAACTCGCAAAAAGGTGGATTCCAAGCCAGAAAAATATCCATCTCTTAATGGAAGGGATAAGAATGACTGGGATGACAACTATACTGCTACAAATGCCCATTTAATGAGGTCTGGGCAACTAGGCATGTGCAATGATCCTTACTGCACAACATGCCCATTGTATTACCATTCTACAGCTTCACAGCAAAGACATGCAAAAACTTCTAGTATATTTGATTCCAAGGTATGCTTTTGTTCTAATATGAAAAACCTTATACCTCATGGAATTTCTGCCATGTTATTCTGGATTTTTACTGCTGCTACATTTTGCCCTCAATTATATGAACAGGGGGAACCAGTTTCTCTTTGGATTCAGGATTTAGACTTCAGATCTAAGTGCCTATTttgtgaaaaatacttttactTGGTTACTTTGGTtggatatttttatcatatatccACGATTTTCCTCATCACTAGTTTGGTTTCATGATGATCTCTGTTATTATTGACCTAGTCAGTATAGCTCATCAACATAGCTGATTGCTCATTTTCTGAGATTGGAACACCCTAGTAATATTTTTGTGGACCTTTCTACTGTAATAATGGGGGTACTGAaacatttaaatgaattttatttctgCGCTTGCTAGCTTTATTTATAGAAGTGGAGTTTTTTGTGCATTTAAAAACTGGATTAATCACTGAAATTGTCCTTGTATAATAAAGAAATTCTACAATTTATCCTTATTTgcttatgattattttttatttccaaaattCCCTTACAAGAAGACTTTCATGTGCAGATCATGTGATTAATTCCAATGGTTTAGTCTGAAAAACTTGCCAAAAAGATAGATTagaaatttaatgtattttcaaggataaaattgactCGATTTGATATACCAGGACAAATTGGATAATTACCCTATTATATAAAGATAGAGTGAACCAttaatccataaaaatttcaCTATGCTCATCCAATATGACtggatttttttgataatcttGGTACAATATTTTGCTTCTGAAAAAGCACAAGTACTTTGTTCTTGAAAGTGACAAGTAGTTGCTCAGtaggataaaaacataaaaatcttgCAAATGACTTCTCATTTCATTGACATGCTATCGCAAACTGGTCGTACTTGGTGAAAAGATGAAGTATTTTGAATTCATGACGTGATGAATCTCACAAGTCGAAATACAAGTTGTAATTATGGTGATTGGTCTGGACTCTTGATGCTGTTCTTGTTGGTGATGATAGAGCGGCAGTGGAGGAATGGGATTAtgataattgttttgatgtctTCATGAAGGAAAAAGTGGTGCTAGTTTTGTCTGCAGTATGTATGTGGTGGTAATAGAGGCTGTACAGATCAAAGGAGTGTTGGTGTTATTCTTTATGGTCAGAAAGTGTTACATGTCATCAGATATTGTGTCTCAGTTTCCTCTTATTTTGAACcatccaattgaaaaaaaatgttatattgaAGAGTATCTTTTAGTTTGTATAGTTAGGTATTGGTTGTAGGAGTAATATATGTGTATTTATTTGAGGGCAGGGACTTTTATGGGCTCTGGTTGCGTATGCTTTCTGGGTACTGAACCTCATAACTGTTAATGAAACTATTAATGATGATTCACATGGGACATGGTTTGTTGGTCAGGGAGTTGGGGCTTTGAGTTTCGTATTCTCTTTTTCGATATTGGAATTggaatattttatctttatgatCATCGTAAATTCTTTTGTTAGTGTTCCTCTGTTGATATAGCCTACTGTTATGGAACCtgttaaattcttaatttcttttggaATGCTCACTTTCATTGATCGTTTGCAAAACTCTCACTAGCAATCAGTTAAATTCTCCAACGGAAGAACTCATAAAAGCTCAAGGTTGGATCTTGACACTCTGTTTGTTGGTTTTGAGGACTACAACATGATGGTAGGGGAAAATTGGTGTTCAAGTTGAAGGAAtttggaggaggaagaagaaaaactagttcaattttttacttttcaaagtcGTAGATTCATTATGTTTTTGAGGACCTAATATGATAATTGGTTAAGAGaatcagttcttttttttttttttttttttaaagattttgacaGCTTATATGCTTATGGTGAAGATGATGGATTGATGCATTGACAAAATTTGATCATTGGTTTTCATGTCTAAAGTCcctaatttgatttgtttttatttagtaaATTTCTTATGCCACTGTTAACTTGGTAAACTAGacaaaccatttttttcttctagttgGTTTGTGAGGACTTTATGGAGGGGTTGGTTGGCTTCAGACAAGATCAAGAAGCAGTGTTTGACTGTTTTCCTTGTGGGAGAAAGCATTGGTGAAAAACGTTGTGCATACTCTTTACTCTCATTTTTCCATAGTTACATGAGctcaagtaaaaatataatcaacaaTATCTacctgacaaaaaaaaaaaaacattccaaCTGCCTGAGAATTGTGtatcttttctaattttacAAGTAGGAAACCGTATCCAGTATCCTGTAAATGGGCTTATATTCTCATTTGTAACATTACAGTCTGTTGAACCATTACTCGATCATtgctttatttataattattgctGCCATATCTTTGTTATTACcaattatgataatttaatgGGCCTACTTCAAGGTGTTCATTCAACTTTTTGCGCTTCTTGCAGTTTCACAGTGTTCTCTATGGAGATGCTAAAGGCTGGGCAAGGAGATTCAATAATGCTATAAACTCATATATTCCTGGAGTTATGAATCCTCATACTAAAGTTGTTCAGGAGTGGAACAAATTTTTTGTCCTTTCTTGCTTGGGGGCAATTTTTGTTGACCCCTTGTTTTTCATCTTGCTGTCGGTGAAACAGGTGTTGTTGATTTGTTTATATTTCCAGAATTTATAATTAGAGTTGCATTAAAATTGTGAAGTTCATAGATTGTGCATTTACATATAGCTCAGTAATCATGCTTTTAGTAACTTTTATGCAGGTTTGTGCAATGTATTAtgcagagatttttttttatttcttttttcctgcaAGGATATGAGATTTTTCTTCACATCCTATTGAGTTTTGCATTCAGATTCCAGAGTTCGCCCTGAACAGTATGTGTGGAATCTGGATATTCTATTGCTGAGAGGTTCCATGATAAGGTCTTTTTGCTGTTTGTGATTTCATGTGGATTATATAGAACTCCCAGATTCCACACATACTGTTCAGGGCAAACTCTCATAATAATGCTCAAAGCTGCTGTTATTGTTTAGACACTTTATCTGTTTTGAGGTTCAATGCTTTGTTATTTAGGCACTTTATATAATATTCTCCTCTGTTCATTACTTCATGCtgtattgtttttggttttacatgattttcttttctgggtGCAGGAAGAAAAGTGCATAGTTATTAATTGGGGAATGACTAAAGCAGTTGTGTTTTTAAGGTGCTTGACTGATGCCATCTTCTTACTGAACATACTTCTTCAGGTACAAAGCTGGGTTTTATTAGGAGAAAAAAACTCCtaataaaaatgatgagctTGTAGTTGTGTTCTTCTAATTAGTTCAGTATGATTGTCAAATTCCAGTGCCTTTGTCTTGAGCTATTGTAAAACCCAGCTTTGACCATGTACAAAAACTGTTTTAACTAGCTAATTAATCCATTAATATtctcttcatttattttctgcAGTTTAGGTTAGCTTATGTAGCTCCTGAATCTAGAGTGGTTGGTGCTGGAGAGTTAGTTGACCATCCAAAGAAAATTGCCAAGCACTATCTccgaggatttttttttattgacttatTTGTGGTATTACCACTTCCACAGGTATGTTATTCATTCTTTGTCTAGCATATCCTTCTTCTGGGATTGGTATCGAGTCTGTTGTGAGAGGTGCTTAAAAGAAAAGGCTGTTAAGGCATTGTAACTATCCACCTTCAGAAATTTGCTTAAAAATCAACATGTTGCATCTATATTCTTGTGTTTGAATAGTTAGTTATCTAATTATCAGTGTTCTGAACCTAGCTGAGGATGTGAAAATTAATTACATGTCATTATGTAATTTCAATCCTGGCGAGCACAAGGATGTCTCTGGGCCTTATACCCAAGTTAGTTCAAGCAAGTCTGAATCTGATTGCATGATATGTGGAGGATAAATAATGTCCACAATTGGAAATCAAGTCTTGCGAGAACCTGAAAATGGTAGGGGTAGATAATGAATCAACAAAAGTGAAGTGTCCAGTGCTGCAGCCTCTAATATGTAATGAGCAATGCCATGACAGTGATTTTCCGAACACTCTCCAAATCTCATTGTCAGTCATATATATGCATCTCAGGTTCCATAAATGGAGATATGTGCGTCTATCTTGCCAAGATTGAGATTTGAAGAGCATGTGGACAATAACTTTCAAAGTGACCATCCATAGTGTTACTCAGTGTGCATTTACAttcctgattaaaaaaaaagcatgaacaaATATCTATCTCTCTTCAAAAAGTTAAATcaggataaataaattaatgaatttaaaatgaaCAGAAGGCAATATAATAGTGAGGAATGGTGCAAGATGGATCAATATAGCCCAACTAGTTTGGGTTGAGGCTTTGTTTTTGTCGTCGTTGTCGTCATTGTATGTGAATAGAAAGAAATTACTTTGAAAATGGTTTGCATTATTGATAAACTTCTAGTGTTTTGAGTAGAACTAGACAAACTTTCATGTGATTATTTAAGGAAAGCATTCGTAGTTAACTggcaattaacaagaaaaaggtTAGAAGATTTATGTGAAGAGAGCTTCTACACTTGACGCAACCCTTCTGCCTTCGTAGCAGTACACCGTACAGAGGCCAAAAGTTATCCCATCTCGCCTCAGTTGCtttaaattgaaaggaaaagatCCTTAAAGTCCTCCCCATTCCATTTaccaaacaacaacaaaaaatataggATACCTCCAAAGAAACATACAATCCTTGTTCAGTGAGCCTTTGCTTTACAATTACAGTTGACTAGAGTGACTAGCTGGAGATAGATGGAAGTTTTAATTATTCTGAATTTCTTGTCACATGCTGAAAATGAAATAACTTGTGATTGCTTGGAATATAAACTGTAATCTTCTAGTATTTGGGTAATTGTGTCTAATATAATTTGTAATCTTtctattatttgattatttgtgtctaacataaatattaaaccTGCATCTGATACCATATTCTTGGTAATCATGTGCAGATCACTTTGTTTTTACTACTCCTACCAAAAGGATTGGATTCCTTTGGAGCAAACTATCCCAAGAATATTTTACAGGCAGTGATTCTTGTCCAGTACATTCCAAGGTTGTTTAGGTTTATTCCTCTTCTCATTGGTCCAAATGGCTTCATATTTGAGACGGCTTTGGCAAACTTCTTTATAAATCTTTTCACCTTTTTGTTGTCTGGCCATATCATTGGATTGTGTTGGTATCTCTTTGGCTTGCAGGTGAGTAGAAATCATTATGTGCTTAAATATGATGGcagagctttattttttttttaacatttttcttgCCATTTGAATATCCAAAAGCTTTTATAAACATTGTTACTATTCCAGATTTCATTATTAGAGATACATAGAGTGGATGAACTGTTAATGatactttttttcattagtttcacCCTCTCCTATTAAAGAAGTGAAGTCATAATGCAATCTCAAGTTTGTAACCTCTGAAGCAATGAAATAATTCAtcattctgttttttatttgaattataatataatgaaatcataattgttttcaaataaagtaTATTAAACTAGTTTCAAAATCAAGACCTGAGCATCATTCCTTCCAAGTTTCTCATGCTGCTGTCATTGCTCAGATTTCaagtctattttttataatgattttaagaCTTGTTTCATATATTTTCTAGCATGTATCTTTACTCATCTGCATAAATCCTTCCCATATATCAGCGCGTTTCAGTGTGCAATTGTTTAATGACTGAATTTCTTAAAATTCCTACATGGAAGGTTTAGCTATTGAGCAGTATTTGTGCTCTCAAAGTCAATAAAACAAACTCCTAGTTATTTTTTGGTTTCCTTGTATGACACTTATTTTATCTTCGTATGTTGTCCTGGCATGGTTTGTTTGCTGTCTTCTTGTATTATCCTGGCATGGTTAGTTTGCTTTCTTTGGCATATTGCttgctttctctttttgttaattaagaGAATTCTACAACTACTTTCATATTACAATGCATCAGTGATGGTACTCAAACGGTTCTCCTACTCTTTTAACAGAGGTTAATTCAATGTCTTCATCATGCCTGCCGTAATTCTAGTTATAAAAATGACTGCATGGAGTTTATAGATAGTGGTGGACACGAGAAACATGGGTCTGATACAAGCTGGAAAGAAAATGCCAATGCCAGTGCTTGTTTTACATTGGATGGTTTTTCTTATGGAATCTATGCCCATGCAGTCAATCTCACTGGGGAGAATATCATCATCAGATACACATATTCATTAGTTTGGGGAATCCAGGTATGGAATCAATGGCATCTTTTGTACACcgttctttcattttcttctatCTATTATTAGTTAACTGGAAATTTTCTCTAAAGTAAGGCGTGCGAACTTGCCACTTGAAGTTGTGTTTACCAAGATGGTATTGCTACTAAGAATATTGTCTTTAATCATCATGCTTTTATTCTTAGGTAATAACTTAGTCATTGTCCAATTTTTGTTTGATGGGTAATTGATCACTTTGGTGCACTTATTATCAAACCTAATCTAACTGTGGCTTTTAATGTTGTACAGAATTTCTGTATCACTGCAGAAAACATTCCTTTGATTTTATCTAGTTAATATTTACCATTGGATCGAAGTTTTAATGGTTGACTTGCTAATTGTTCATCTGGTTCAATTTTACTGAATTTGGGGCTGTTTAGTATTCCacttttaattcaattcaacaaCCATCCATTCACTGTCAtctttaaatcattaaaaaaatgaagttcaTGGCTGCAACAACAAAATCTTGTTGGCAAGATTGGTGAATGTGCTTTTGTATCATGGCCTGTGTTCCTAGCAAAACTCACACATCCTACAAATCATGGAAAGCCCATtacccaaatttttttttttaaaaaaatgttattggaCCCATTAGAATCAACAATCTAGGTCACGGGTTTGATGAGTAAACTTGGGTTGACCGGAATCGATACAATATGTCATCatctcaatattgaaaaaatttagcttcaattgtttttttaaaagtgaaacCTCTTTTTACTAATTGTTCAGGTTGCCTTTAAACTCGTGTGtgtggtctttatttttatgttattttttttgtcatttgtcctttgattttttatttttgtttttaaatctgTCAAGTCAACTAGGTTGTAACtcccatataatttaattaaaagccTAGACCTAGTATGAACTCGAGTTAGAAGTTTGCAAGTTTGACTTGTTAGATTAAGTTTAATTACAATGTCAAAAAATTCATCATagcttggatattttttttttaagttcaaccCACAGCATAGAAGTAAACTAGTACTCTATATATCTTGTTAACATAAtcctatattttattattattttgtgaagCAAATTAGCACTCTTGCTGGAAACCAAACACCGAGTTATAACTCTGAGGAAATCCTCTTTACCATGGCGATAATTGGAATCGGCCTTTTGCTCTTTGCTTTTCTTATAGGAAATATGCAGAACTTTCTTCAGGCTCTCGGTAGGAGGTATGATTTATTGTTgaaattttcttcttaaatatcTTGCAAAagcccttctttttttttcccgcccgagggggggggggggtttgaaTGTTTGTTGGTGAAATCTTTATTCTTGTGAATCCATTTCAATAGAGTTCTTATTTGCAAGCATGGATGGTCTGGGTCAGAATGAGTATGTTAAATGGTGCTTTTTAGTGAGGAAGAAATTTATAGCTTGTGGGTTAAAGATTATCCTGGGTTAAGATTTAAAGATATTTTCTCATTACTCTCTTCTTCAAACTCATTCATGGGTTTTAGATGCATCTTATATAATGATGGTCATCAtggctttattttttatcctttaaaaaagagagaaaataccTGAGGTAGTGCGATTAACCTATGCCAAAATAACTTCACCATGCTTGAACTCTTACTCTCAGTAAAGAAAGAATTTGACGCAAAGTCCACTATATTAACAAGAgactttgaaaaatataatctaTCAGCAACAACAAAATTCTGTTTAGATAATCTTAAGAGTGCATGGTATGGTCACCTCATACCATAAGTCAATTACATAAACTACTTCTGAGTTGTTTTTATGGTCACCTCATTAGCGATTATAATAGTTACCATAAGTCAAGTTGTAGGATGGAGCAAAAATGGATGGACTTGCTGCACACTTGAACACATTTATAGCACGTATTGTTGTTCTTGCCTAATGTCAATTCTAATATGTTGATAATCGCTATAGTTTCAGTAAAAAATATACTCGCTAGTACTTGCagttttccatgttttttcaatatcgTATTCTAGTAGGCTACTCTTTGATATCACATCACATGAAGTTCAGTTGTTGAATCGATTAAAGAATAGGCTTACACCAATTGGGTACTCAACACAGTTATTCTTCATGAAtgtgagtttaataatttaatttaaatcctCGAAGATGGAAGTGATAAGTGAGAAATAAGATCAAAAGGCTATTACGATTGCACCTTGAGAAGAAAATGTTGTAAACTTGCATGTAACTTTCGATACGATGCCATTATGATGCAATTCATGTTAACCATTTAGTTTTTGATTCCTAATTTGTTATTTGCAAGTAGACTAGAATGTCATTTGTTTGACTAATCATTACTTGACAACTATTTATCGTTCTCCCTTCTAGGAGGGCAGAAATGTCACTAAGGCGACGTGATGTTGATAAGTGGATGAGACATCGACGCTTGCCGGTAGAACTAAGAAGGTGTGCTATTAATTTTAACTTCtcatctctctctatatatatctgtttttttttctttttttcttttttttaatcctctCTCCGTCACTCCACACAAACACACTTCTATCATATATTATTGACATGAAGGATTAGTGTTGAAATTTAATGTAATTCAACACAATTTCAAACCTATACTGTAAGTGAGTTAGTAGCTCAACTAGCAGTAGTCAAGTGGTAAGGAGTTAACTAGGAAAAGATGACATCCCTGGTCCGAATACTATCACTTTCATTTTCTAACCCAAATATAAGTATGCAATTGACTAGGGACCTTGAGTTGATAAGCTATTTTTCGTGGTTTGACGCTTAGATTTGGTAATTCACTTGTGGGTTATAAGGTTGTACTGTTCAAAGTGCACAATTCGAGTGATGCGTGCAACGTTTCTCGACagtcaaaaatatcatttcatcgTGTCGTTGGAATCACTACcatgtcctttttcttttta contains:
- the LOC133675411 gene encoding probable cyclic nucleotide-gated ion channel 20, chloroplastic isoform X1, giving the protein MANHDKDNIPTLSDTHPKSVDENVDSRFRPFLSRTQSASTSIPLDSMESYGFETNIVGFTGPLRSARKAPLVQMSGPLYINRNTENLFLAKHGVTTRKKVDSKPEKYPSLNGRDKNDWDDNYTATNAHLMRSGQLGMCNDPYCTTCPLYYHSTASQQRHAKTSSIFDSKFHSVLYGDAKGWARRFNNAINSYIPGVMNPHTKVVQEWNKFFVLSCLGAIFVDPLFFILLSVKQEEKCIVINWGMTKAVVFLRCLTDAIFLLNILLQFRLAYVAPESRVVGAGELVDHPKKIAKHYLRGFFFIDLFVVLPLPQITLFLLLLPKGLDSFGANYPKNILQAVILVQYIPRLFRFIPLLIGPNGFIFETALANFFINLFTFLLSGHIIGLCWYLFGLQRLIQCLHHACRNSSYKNDCMEFIDSGGHEKHGSDTSWKENANASACFTLDGFSYGIYAHAVNLTGENIIIRYTYSLVWGIQQISTLAGNQTPSYNSEEILFTMAIIGIGLLLFAFLIGNMQNFLQALGRRRAEMSLRRRDVDKWMRHRRLPVELRRRVVEAGRYHWAATRGVNEEMLLENLPEDLQRDIRRHLFKFVKKVWIFRLMDEHVLDAVCEKLKQKIYIKGSEVFCVGGLVEKMVFIVRGKLESIGHDGTVVALSEGNVCGEELFTWFLEHSSVSKDGRKIKISGQRLISSRTVRCLTNVEAFSLSAADLEQVTSLFARNLRNPLVQGAIRYQSPYWRALAATHIQVAWRYRQKCLKHSKTSQSNHITSLSNHSSFSRV
- the LOC133675411 gene encoding probable cyclic nucleotide-gated ion channel 20, chloroplastic isoform X2, producing the protein MANHDKDNIPTLSDTHPKSVDENVDSRFRPFLSRTQSASTSIPLDSMESYGFETNIVGFTGPLRSARKAPLVQMSGPLYINRNTENLFLAKHGVTTRKKVDSKPEKYPSLNGRDKNDWDDNYTATNAHLMRSGQLGMCNDPYCTTCPLYYHSTASQQRHAKTSSIFDSKFHSVLYGDAKGWARRFNNAINSYIPGVMNPHTKVVQEWNKFFVLSCLGAIFVDPLFFILLSVKQEEKCIVINWGMTKAVVFLRCLTDAIFLLNILLQFRLAYVAPESRVVGAGELVDHPKKIAKHYLRGFFFIDLFVVLPLPQITLFLLLLPKGLDSFGANYPKNILQAVILVQYIPSQSHWGEYHHQIHIFISLGNPGNMQNFLQALGRRRAEMSLRRRDVDKWMRHRRLPVELRRRVVEAGRYHWAATRGVNEEMLLENLPEDLQRDIRRHLFKFVKKVWIFRLMDEHVLDAVCEKLKQKIYIKGSEVFCVGGLVEKMVFIVRGKLESIGHDGTVVALSEGNVCGEELFTWFLEHSSVSKDGRKIKISGQRLISSRTVRCLTNVEAFSLSAADLEQVTSLFARNLRNPLVQGAIRYQSPYWRALAATHIQVAWRYRQKCLKHSKTSQSNHITSLSNHSSFSRV